A window of Echeneis naucrates chromosome 13, fEcheNa1.1, whole genome shotgun sequence contains these coding sequences:
- the LOC115052687 gene encoding gastrula zinc finger protein XlCGF57.1-like — MSDLEAQVGAILETMVNSTVTEMSKVRTEDTYGCPEEEVIQFSVFMSSLARETVEKICLLFHESSAQLQLEVSQGVAEIENLRRRVDAAEKELKVLLGGRKEQGEEEKQTEGGDGQEEDRRDPPNGVEEVSIQISHHSGRKSCRDVASSDAAVKRSPIIHLWKGRTYEDNVQPVIIKEEGLEALADEESDFSQCRDVAGNDSDEDPDYQMEAEDLDEGERGYTSRPKRVVKPKSTRGRAKKDRQSQNQQPLSCKHCRKTFTKLLQLKAHQAIHGASAEKPLHCSQCGRGFSFQRSLNAHMLLHTGERPHTCDVCGKGFTLKQLLRNHQRLHAEVRPFCCEQCGKSFYRAHGLKMHQMVHTGERAHNCQYCNKSFTIQGNLQRHLRIHTGEKPFRCETCGKSFNQADTLKGHQRIHTGERPFSCETCGKCFIQKSALKMHQKTSHSGENSLACVACGTTVACVDSLRKHLQTHAATIPCMCVLCSRRLSSITELRSHQQHHTVHRPHSCGLCGKSFKSSSYLKIHLKTHSGERPFSCDICGRMFTQHSSLKSHQVVHTGEKPFSCDTCGKCFSNTGNLNRHQRIHTGEKPFSCDTCGRSFNQGNSLKAHQQIHTGEKQFMCDKCGKSFSYLRNLKDHKCFYV; from the exons ATGTCTGACCTGGAGGCGCAGGTGGGCGCCATTTTGGAGACAATGGTCAACTCCACTGTGACAGAAATGTCCAAAGTTAGGACGGAAGACACATACGGCTGCCCGGAGGAGGAG GTGATCCAGTTCAGTGTCTTCATGTCATCTCTGGCTCGAGAAACTGTGGAGAAAATCTGCCTGCTTTTCCATGAGAGTTCTGCTCAACTGCAGTTAGAA GTATCGCAGGGTGTGGCAGAGATTGAAAACCTGAGGAGGAGGGTGGACGCCGCAGAGAAGGAGCTGAAGGTGTTGCTGGGGGGCAGAAAAGAACAGGgggaagaagagaagcagacagagggaggagatggTCAGGAGGAAGACCGGAGGGATCCACCTAACGGAGTAGAGGAAGTGTCAATCCAGATCAGCCATCACTCAGGGAGGAAGAGTTGCAGAG ATGTGGCCAGTAGTGATGCTGCGGTGAAAAGATCACCAATTATTCACCTGTGGAAAGGCAGAACTTATGAG GACAATGTTCAGCCAGTTAtaataaaggaggagggactgGAAGCACTTGCTGATGAGGAATCTGATTTTAGTCAGTGCAGAGATGTTGCTGGCAACGACAGCGATGAAGACCCAGACTACCAG ATGGAAGCAGAAGATCTagatgaaggagaaagaggataTACTTCCAGACCTAAACGTGTTGTAAAGCCTAAGTCCACCCGAGGTCGAGCAAAAAAAGACCGCCAGAGCCAGAACCAGCAGCCTCTGAGCTgcaaacactgcagaaaaacCTTCACTAAACTGCTGCAGCTTAAAGCCCACCAAGCTATCCATGGGGCAAGTGCTGAGAAGCCTCTGCACTGCTCCCAATGCGGCAGAGGATTTTCGTTTCAGCGCAGCCTTAATGCACACATGCTACTTCATACAG GTGAAAGACCCCACACCTGTGATGTTTGTGGCAAGGGTTTCACCTTGAAGCAGCTCCTGCGTAACCACCAGCGCCTCCACGCTGAGGTCCGTCCGTTTTGCTGTGAACAGTGTGGGAAGAGCTTCTACCGAGCCCACGGTCTAAAAATGCACCAGATGGTCCACACTGGGGAGCGGGCTCACAACTGCCAGTATTGCAATAAAAGCTTCACAATACAAGGTAACCTGCAGCGCCATCTGCGCATACATACAGGAGAGAAGCCCTTCAGGTGTGAGACTTGTGGCAAAAGCTTTAACCAGGCCGACACTCTGAAAGGCCATCAGAGGATACACACTGGAGAGCGCCCCTTCAGCTGTGAGACCTGTGGCAAGTGTTTCATCCAGAAGAGTGCCTTGAAGATGCACCAGAAGACCTCTCACTCAGGGGAGAACTCGCTGGCCTGTGTGGCTTGCGGCACAACGGTGGCATGTGTTGACTCGCTTCGCAAACATCTCCAAACACACGCAGCAACTAttccatgcatgtgtgtgctctgtAGCCGACGGCTCAGCTCTATCACTGAACTGCGCTCacaccagcagcaccacacAGTTCACAGGCCTCACAGCTGTGGGCTCTGCGGGAAGAGTTTCAAGTCCTCCAGTTACTTGAAGAttcacctgaaaacacacagcggGGAGAGGCCGTTCTCCTGCGACATCTGTGGTCGCATGTttacacagcacagcagccttAAGTCACATCAG GTGGTCCATACAGGTGAGAAACCATTCAGCTGCGACACTTGCGGGAAGTGTTTCAGCAACACAGGCAACCTGAACAGACACCAGCGTATCCACACTGGGGAGAAACCATTTAGCTGTGACACATGTGGGCGCAGCTTCAACCAGGGCAACAGTCTGAAGGCCCACCAGCAGATACATACCGGGGAGAAACAGTTTATGTGTGACAAGTGCGGGAAAAGTTTCTCTTACCTGAGGAATCTGAAGGACCACAAGTGCTTCTACGTCTGA